One Brassica napus cultivar Da-Ae chromosome A1, Da-Ae, whole genome shotgun sequence genomic region harbors:
- the LOC106440821 gene encoding mitochondrial carrier protein MTM1-like isoform X2 — translation MVEAERPENLWIASRMPSSSSPAETERRDFPIVDSTTGAVDVRGFGNVGLQVVSRSQLEKGSTVEKLGLTERVFSAAGAAFLSAVILNPLDVVKTRLQAQAAGVSYSHPLSDAIGRMAFFGPNMMFTDLRCSPSCSRAGVHGTVSICPPDCFQYKGTFDVFTKIIRQEGMARLWRGTNAGLALAVPMVGIYLPFYDLFRNRLEELSRENAPATTIFVPLVAGSLARSLACTVCYPVELARTRMQAFKEAKAGLKPPGVVKTLVGVVSEDRTANNLQNSLLETEVHAFDSLHLDQTQFIADRLINHLNQNMLRHRTFPMTSLVSFSPQHIDRNLKSIPQTEALHFPP, via the exons ATGGTTGAGGCAGAGCGCCCGGAGAATCTCTGGATCGCTTCCAGAATGccgtcgtcgtcgtctccgGCGGAAACTGAAAGACGTGATTTTCCGATCGTAGATTCCACAACCGGAGCAGTAGATGTCAGAGGATTTGGAAACGTAGGGCTGCAAGTAGTTTCCCGGTCTCAGTTGGAGAAGGGCTCGACGGTGGAAAAGCTAGGGTTGACGGAAAGAGTTTTCTCCGCCGCCGGAGCTGCGTTTTTGTCCGCCGTTATTCTAAATCCTCTGGATGTCGTCAAG ACTCGGTTGCAAGCTCAAGCTGCTGGAGTTTCTTACTCGCACCCACTCAGTGACGCCATTGGCCGCATGGCGTTCTTTGGACCAAACATG ATGTTTACAGACTTGAGATGTTCTCCTTCATGTTCACGCGCTGGTGTTCATGGTACCGTCTCTATTTGCCCGCCTGATTGTTTCCAGTACAAAGGAACGTTTGATGTCTTCACCAAGATCATACGACAG GAGGGCATGGCACGCCTGTGGAGAGGGACTAATGCTGGTCTTGCTCTAGCTGTGCCCATG GTTGGAATTTATCTCCCTTTCTACGATTTGTTCCGCAACCGTTTGGAAGAGTTATCTCGGGAGAATGCGCCTGCTACGACAATATTTGTGCCTCTTGTGGCAGGGTCTTTGGCACGGTCCCTAGCTTGTACAGTCTGCTATCCAGTTGAACTTGCTAGAACACGTATGCAG gcaTTCAAAGAAGCTAAAGCTGGTTTAAAGCCTCCGGGAGTTGTTAAAACACTGGTTGGTGTAGTCTCTGAAGACAGGACAGCAAATAACCTTCAAAATAGTT TACTGGAGACTGAAGTTCATGCCTTTGATTCCCTTCATTTGGACCAGACTCAGTTTATTGCGGATCGCCTTATCAATCATCTTAACCAGAACATGCTGAGGCATAGGACTTTCCCCATGACGTCTcttgtttctttctctccacAGCATATAGACCGTAATTTGAAAAGCATACCTCAGACAGAAGCGCTTCATTTTCCCCCTTGA
- the LOC106440821 gene encoding mitochondrial carrier protein MTM1-like isoform X1 — protein sequence MVEAERPENLWIASRMPSSSSPAETERRDFPIVDSTTGAVDVRGFGNVGLQVVSRSQLEKGSTVEKLGLTERVFSAAGAAFLSAVILNPLDVVKTRLQAQAAGVSYSHPLSDAIGRMAFFGPNMMFTDLRCSPSCSRAGVHGTVSICPPDCFQYKGTFDVFTKIIRQEGMARLWRGTNAGLALAVPMVGIYLPFYDLFRNRLEELSRENAPATTIFVPLVAGSLARSLACTVCYPVELARTRMQAFKEAKAGLKPPGVVKTLVGVVSEDRTANNLQNSLHNYRVLWRGLGAQLARDVPFSAICWATLEPMRRRLLGIVGNDTNALGILGANFSAGFVAGSIAAATTCPFDVAKTRRQIEKDPSRAMRMTTRQTLIEVWRDGGMRGLFTGMGPRVARAGPSVGIVVSFYEVVKYVLHRQYASS from the exons ATGGTTGAGGCAGAGCGCCCGGAGAATCTCTGGATCGCTTCCAGAATGccgtcgtcgtcgtctccgGCGGAAACTGAAAGACGTGATTTTCCGATCGTAGATTCCACAACCGGAGCAGTAGATGTCAGAGGATTTGGAAACGTAGGGCTGCAAGTAGTTTCCCGGTCTCAGTTGGAGAAGGGCTCGACGGTGGAAAAGCTAGGGTTGACGGAAAGAGTTTTCTCCGCCGCCGGAGCTGCGTTTTTGTCCGCCGTTATTCTAAATCCTCTGGATGTCGTCAAG ACTCGGTTGCAAGCTCAAGCTGCTGGAGTTTCTTACTCGCACCCACTCAGTGACGCCATTGGCCGCATGGCGTTCTTTGGACCAAACATG ATGTTTACAGACTTGAGATGTTCTCCTTCATGTTCACGCGCTGGTGTTCATGGTACCGTCTCTATTTGCCCGCCTGATTGTTTCCAGTACAAAGGAACGTTTGATGTCTTCACCAAGATCATACGACAG GAGGGCATGGCACGCCTGTGGAGAGGGACTAATGCTGGTCTTGCTCTAGCTGTGCCCATG GTTGGAATTTATCTCCCTTTCTACGATTTGTTCCGCAACCGTTTGGAAGAGTTATCTCGGGAGAATGCGCCTGCTACGACAATATTTGTGCCTCTTGTGGCAGGGTCTTTGGCACGGTCCCTAGCTTGTACAGTCTGCTATCCAGTTGAACTTGCTAGAACACGTATGCAG gcaTTCAAAGAAGCTAAAGCTGGTTTAAAGCCTCCGGGAGTTGTTAAAACACTGGTTGGTGTAGTCTCTGAAGACAGGACAGCAAATAACCTTCAAAATAGTT TGCACAATTATCGTGTTCTCTGGAGAGGCTTGGGTGCACAGCTTGCCCGTGATGTTCCATTCTCAGCAATCTGCTGGGCAACTCTCGAGCCG ATGAGAAGGAGGCTTCTTGGGATTGTGGGCAACGATACAAACGCTCTTGGTATTCTCGGTGCAAACTTCTCCGCTGGTTTTGTAGCTGGAAGTATCGCTGCTGCTACTACTTGTCCTTTTGACGTTGCAAAAACAAGAAGACAGATAGAG AAGGACCCTAGTAGGGCAATGAGAATGACTACACGACAGACACTAATAGAGGTTTGGAG GGATGGAGGGATGAGAGGACTGTTCACGGGAATGGGACCAAGGGTGGCTCGTGCAGGACCATCGGTAGGGATAGTGGTTTCCTTCTACGAAGTGGTCAAGTATGTTCTGCATCGCCAA